atcatctcaagaaagggaacgaagcgttaCCCCTCAtcgtacaagatttcagaaagtttgcagagtcttgcatgcaaacttaccacttgtggatttttagaaagtgtgttcacatacacactgaccaccatgtggttttgagaaagtacacaaagcttagcgtgtgtacttaaaggttcctaagcatcgtagaggagctgaatctcacgggagaggcaagctcaattttacaaacctcgggtgaggggagcatcacctgaggcagcatatacaagaagacttctgtaactgccacctccacttcccggtagatacgacagcacccctaagcggccaggagacccctcggggtgacctggccagacatccatgaaattccctgcagtgctgtgccaggcctgatgatcaaggaggctccctcagaaacctgtgatctcagccgcctaataccggaacatgaagccggatggctgctgctgacgaatgtttagtaaacactgtaactgagcactgcaaaggaaactcagacagagtttattagtagacacgtaaccaccagcaattaaatacacataagtatatacagagagggttacatttactcactcaccctcctacgccggagccccgctcaaggggtacCTCCTTTTAACCTGGACCATCAGTTTCAGGTTGGTTGCTATggacatagaaccataaaaatattataggtccagcataggagacggttatgcgagaggtttccacctaacctcgatcaggtggagagctggtggttacaggggaattaggaaggggaggataaagcagaagttaaccttttgaagtcgattaacgcatatacgcgttatgtCTTTTCTTTTAGTAGATACCTCTGTATTATTCTgattcggacgagaacgctgcctcgtctagatcatacCTCTTAGGTTGTGtttacctcctcgtgacccacgattcctctaacccctgcccgcaggtggggaaggagcgcgagttgcgacactagccttctgtgcccatctttgatcctcagatcgagacaggccaggacccctatgttgtttgggctcagacctggaccttcgtgggatgaaggatctgaaagcagcagagcgcgccttcgtctccctgaacttttcaaatcgccgcctcaacggaaataccgaaaagttcagaaggcgaaacctgagcatcgagcagaaagcattttctttcctcccgatgtctgttcatccacagatgtctctccgctgccaccatggccgccatagtcctgccccatggcggaggcggcctgcttggtagcatggagagagatccgtggtgtggcgcagctcagctaccAGATCGGAAAAAGGCCccagcctctatccaggtctcttagcagatcagtctgatatgcttgaagcaccagcattgtgtgtaataaagccacagcctgacctgctactgcgtatgccttgccatttaagcgagatgattttctgaaggggcttagatggcaaggagggagattaagagaggaggtttcccctgcagaaagaaaaacatttttcacatataaaaatttataaattatttataaaatttttagctctttctacaggggcattccctcctagccgctttcacgcatcacctcgatgtcggcagattactttaatgccgaaaccgatggatgcaaaaagaaaacggcatctttcatttctttttaatctctgtatggagatcatgcacaaatgaaaggctcacctgagctggagggttatggtcaaaaggtaattttcgctcaataacctccaacagctctacatatgcagggcaggagaattgagaaggctcagcctcagcttcttcaccatcctcaaatatctcctgcttttcctgggtaaaaacccagcagagcactaacctcagtatgagaaagtgttaaagatataacatcatcctcccaaggctctctctcgtccgccgccccttttttttttacgatctcgaaagggaaagtccctctttaaaccattcagacagatccatctgtattctcacgagctcattttctttcctgcctcagcgtggacagatcctgaaccgcgggaagcagatggcttgcctttttttttttttttcagaagagagacgaacgagagcggagctttttccattgaaaaaacgctcacagtgcacgcagattgcctcctcaaagacatcgcgtgcgtgctcttcacccaaacaaatgacgcaaagatcgcgtgtgtcatcgggtgtcaaataacggcgacacggatgcacacatcgtctaaacgcttgctagttgtcgccatgataaacagagaaagatcgcccttaccggttctttcagatgcacgcttcaaacagaacagtcagttgaagatgaagaagataatgacgtgctctcccggtgctgatttatagtcgcgccggtagtgacgtcggaggctgtcgacggccaacaagttggtgttttttcattgtatgcttcagacacgggtcacgacgaggtgttccccaaagcgccccctagaggacgcagttcgaagttccctcgaaagggaacttttattctggatgcgattaatcaagattaatcatttgacagcactagctGAAATCTTTTAAACAATAGTGTACACAAAATTATGAAGTAGCATaactgtttcaacattgataataatatgaaaatgttttcttgagCATTATATCATCAtctgagaatgatttctgaagatcatgtgacactgaagactggaggaatgatgctggaaatacagctgcacatcacaggaataaattacactttacaatgCATGCACATAGAGAATTGAATGACCCATACTTTGACCCATAATGCAGTGACTAACAGAAactcaaacataaataaataataatgatactttATATTCTATTCATTTACCCAGTTTCCCTCAAGAATACAATGGAAGAATGATAATTTCCTGTTTGGCCGAGTATTTGATTGGCTAGTATCTGCTCTGGTGTCCTCCTGAATATTTTCTTTCTGTATTGTATTTTTGGCAGTGACATATAGTAGATGTTCTACAGATTCATCCACCTGACAAAACTCTTACAAATGTCTTATTTAGTCTTGTGTGACCCAGTCTTGTGTGTTAACCTTGAGATTATATTTTCCTCCATCTCATCCTAACCCTTCCCTCTTCTTTCTGGATTATAAAGATGTCTGCCTGTTCTTCCCTTGTTCCATTTATCCTGCCATTTACTGATGACCTTACTTCTAACTGTtgtctttatttctgttttactaaATAAAGTCAATTGTATTTTCCCGCCTGATAGTTTCATTTGCCAGTGGACCTTTTATGCTTCAATTATAACTCTTTCTTGAAGGACCCTtcactttaaacattttaagGGAGCACATTCTCTAGTTATCGTTATTcatcagtgttgggcaagctacttggaaaatgtagtgagctaagctaccagttactctacagttaatgaagcttcactacactgaagctacccccctgggaaatgtagcaagctaagctacatcaacagtagcttgctacatctaagctacttttaaaattacatttttatgttgaacacgttttatcacaagtcaatgctatctcagtgctcaaaactgtcagtcaaacagataggcaggtgtaattgtttagtttaatagtttttggtgttccttatcaatttggcaacaaaaacaatcaaaatacatgtaattaacaatgtgcgcacaagtaagtgtatgcacctgttgcatgggcatgcttaatatactgtaggactttgcagaacaaaatgcaagacctccaaaaatggccaggctggcccttatgaaacaaaaatatattgcagtatattggaaaatatcatgtaatatattaggcatatattcttacatatatttattttttccaatatattgcaatattgaaagcggcaatcatttgtatgttttgcaatatattatataatatatgtgtcatcaatatattattaaatgtattcaaatatataaaatattagaaataaaaagggaaataatatattacaatatatcacaatatattttaagaaatatattggtaaatatattttcctttcgtaagggggaccctgataatttttacaaacagcatctgaaaacatattttctctctgttatctcggtcagtgtcatgtacttgtcgaggtacggccacggcgactcactcctcgggactaactgttctccgacctcatcctatgccatcatttcatcaaatcattttttgcgtgactggccaaggagtggtaccatccggagcagaaggtggcggtaatgcatcataaagatggttggttgctatccaccgtaaacacgaacaagatgaagtagcgccgtcgTGTCACTACTgatcagggggcaaggaactcgaccggatgttgaagtcgggtgggggctgccatcttttagcagaacttcacttgcgttagcattcccattgactcccattcattttggcatcactttgacagcgaataactttacatctgaggcgttttaAAGAcgccgtttgtccattatttatttctaaagatacacgacaatgtataaagggctccattaccttctatgttacattatggccccgtataaacagtttttgtaaaaaataggctaacgattgcgtcataaccactcggctctctgtcgcattaccgtacagacaggaggagaagctcgcaggcaattaacttaatatggcgtactggcgttacattttaaaatactatacaaaataattaatcagaatacttactcctgctcactcacgccaaagaactccccgctcaagctcgctgtctctgcaagattaacgatggcagtttgcacgcacagccacttagaagatttacatctggcagacaggttgctgacgtcgtcaagcttcgtttgagtctgcgcgtcagaaacggaagtgctaaaaaacgctaaaaatgggcttcacttgtctcaattgagttccaatggggtcgctgtgtctatttcttttactgtctatgctactgatccaggatcagcgatcttagcagttgtacttcccgatttgagtttgagcttcagaaatgcttgcgaaaatgtagcttgtgtggaagctaccgcactacttggtaaaaaaaaagagcttcgctactgaaaagctatttgattcagaaagtagcgaagctacgaccaagctactgagaaatgtagttaaactagtagcttcgctgcttgtagcgacgctactgcccaataCTGTTATTCATCAACAACGAATCAGTTCAACATCCCTGTCTCCATCCCCATGCCGTCagctttcattacaatttcagtgTTGATTCAACATACTTTAAACACTGAAATATAAATCTCAATCAGATTATTGACTTACAGCAGATGAATCTTCATTCACAGAGTCTGAGCTACAAACATCATCCATCTGTTTCACTGATGATCATCTGATTCACTCAAACTTTCTTCAAGGCTTTCTTTCTCTCAGTTTGTTTCACTCACCCAAAGACTTTGCCTTTGGAAACAGATTATTACATATTTCAGTCTTACCCAAACATCATTTTACACAGAAAGATATAGCCGGCTACTATCAAAACACTCTCCAACACAGCCTCTGTTCTTTGAAAATGATGGATAAAAGGCACACAGAAAACACTTGAAAATCACAGAGCTGCTGATAGGGACTAATATTATCACAGAACCTCACATAAAACACTTGCATATAAGAGTTGGATCAATTGTACTTCCTTTAGCTTTATTCAGTCTGAAATGTCTGTCACAAAGGAATCAAATCATGAATGAAGTGTCATGTAGAAGAATGACGTGTGTGTCTGTACTGGTGTTATCCACTAGAGGAGAGCAAAACCCCTCAATTTCTGATGATGGATGaaaaaacacataatacactcCACAAACATCCTGCACATGACATGAAACACATTAacccaaacacacatacacaagagaTGCAGAATCCCATATACATGAActaaaaaatctttatattttccAGCATTTGCTTTAtctttgtacatttttctaaTTTGATCATCATTTCACTTAAtgattcctctggagcagtattATTTGGTATATAAATACAGAATTGTTCCCCAAACATTACACATGCTTGTTATTTTTCACTTAACAAATATTCTTAatctatttgttgcatccaattggCTTTCCTAAGTGCCCACCACCCCCACACCCCACACACAATTCCTCACACACCCCTGGGTCATGGACACACACTCTTACATTTAATTACACTTCACATTTCTGTGCCTAGAAGGCTAtagaaagaccccatttctaatatgCAGTAAAAGCTAACGGTTAGTTCTTATACAGGACGTCCCATAATATTTGCACACCTtatttcaaaccattttactgcagcattttcaagaaaTGAAAAATCATGACACTTTAGCAAGCAAAATAACATagtatttctaataagtagaaaaaatgaatggtcagttcttatacgGGACGTCCCATTACACCTACTTCCAGTAGGTTATTTTACAGGCGTTGTAAATACGGGAAACTCTGACCACATGCAATTGTTGACGAACACCCAATTTCTATATCAATCTAGGCTAAATTAAACAAAAGCATATATGtatcatattgttttatttacaagtttttaaaaaagtgcTTTGTATTGTATGTCTGATTATGACTGAGTCTCTCACTGAACTCCACACATGTCCTGTTTTCCTGTGGCTCGGAGCACATGTACTACTGCCTCAATATTAGTGATTCCTTGTCTCTCGAGTTCCTTTATGGTGTTCATTTCATCCCCAGTCACCTTCAACCGTCTGACTAGAACTGTTATGTACTCATGAGTTTTGAATAAATGGGTTTCTTCACACTGAGACTCTGCAGCTAAACCCAACTGCTCCATTTTCTCATGTAATTTCATTTTCTGAATCTCCTGAATGCATTTCTCTGTTCCCTCAAATGTTTCATTTCTGAAGTAGCCTTTATTTTCTGCCACCATCATCTCTATTTTACGCATCAGGTTTTTAAACTGAGGGAAACTGGCAGAGTTGTTGTTCAGACAGAAGAATCGTCTTCCACAGCTGTGAACGAGGGACTGAAGATCTGGATCAGCATTCTGTAGATAGTTTTCAATGGTTTTATTGTCTTTATCTAACTGATCTTTGTGGGTAAAGATGATCATGGTGTATTTTTCTATCTGTTCTCCAAACACTTCTTTGAGATGTTCCACTGTATTTTTCTCCTCCTCAGTGAATCGACCCACtctaatgacaataataaaagcATGCGGTCCAGGAGACGAGTATGTTATGCATTTCAATAGTTCAGTTTGAACCTCCTCTTCACTGAGTTTATTATCAAAAAGTCCTGGTGTGTCGATCACTGTAATCTTTTTACCCATCCTCTCAATAGTTTTTGAGCTGCACTGTTTGGTCAGAGATATTGAATTGGCTGAAGATTTAAATACGTTTCTGCCGATGATGGTGTTTCCAGTGGCACTTTTCCCAGATCCAGTTTTTCCCAGCAGAACCAGCCTGATCTGGTCTTTGCGCTCAGGAATCACATTGGTCAACTCTGAAGATTTGGCTGGAGACTCTCCTGAAACTAGAACAGAAA
This genomic stretch from Carassius auratus strain Wakin unplaced genomic scaffold, ASM336829v1 scaf_tig00216633, whole genome shotgun sequence harbors:
- the LOC113098742 gene encoding GTPase IMAP family member 8-like, which encodes MAEGTSKMSAISSSSDDPVIRILLMGRKGSGKSSSGNTILRERKFKVHVQQNKHEAENEFVEDFEGKTLIGGKQVHVIACPDLLDPDLNEEQLEELKEQLVSRCAAGLSSVLLVVPLVRNVENEEEILYYIKGLFGPEIQKYIMILFTHRDELDDLGETTEAHLQSNDHADLQQLVNVCGGKFHCFNNKSKSDDQVQELLQKIGGRMEENRGKFCMERMRRRASKEAPDVIFSGESPAKSSELTNVIPERKDQIRLVLLGKTGSGKSATGNTIIGRNVFKSSANSISLTKQCSSKTIERMGKKITVIDTPGLFDNKLSEEEVQTELLKCITYSSPGPHAFIIVIRVGRFTEEEKNTVEHLKEVFGEQIEKYTMIIFTHKDQLDKDNKTIENYLQNADPDLQSLVHSCGRRFFCLNNNSASFPQFKNLMRKIEMMVAENKGYFRNETFEGTEKCIQEIQKMKLHEKMEQLGLAAESQCEETHLFKTHEYITVLVRRLKVTGDEMNTIKELERQGITNIEAVVHVLRATGKQDMCGVQ